CGAAGAGAAATGCATTGAGATTACAGACAAAAATTACAGTGGAATTGAGGAAGTACTCAGCATTCCTAACATGAGAATTGCCAGCACCTGCTCAACACAGTTATCGTGGCCTTGTCTCTATCAACTAAAGCTCAGGAACAAATAGAATAGATTGGCCTAATTATACATGCCACAGTCCCACAACTGCACCAGTTTGCTGTGACAGGGTTACAAAGATCAGTGATTGAGGATTGGCACCATCACACATGCTTTATCACTGTGTGTGTCCGAACCACGTTGATGGGACCCACAGTCCCCAGGGTTAAGCTGATGAAAATTCTATCATCTTTTTCCACCCACTCAAATAACTTAATCATTTTATGCTTcccatctcccactcccctcagaAAGAGACCTGACAGGATATatctgtgttggaaggaaatgcagatgctggtttgcaccgaagatagacaaaaaatgctagagtaactcagcgggataagcagcatctccgcagaggagtgggtgacatttcgggttgagaccctactctaCAGTGAGGTGCCTACAACAGCTGCTGCAGGTTCAATGCCAACGTCCCTAGGTGCAGAGATACATCACACAAACCGGGGTGGGGGTCAGAAATTGGTGTTTGATTCTAATTCAAATTACACAAGGGAATTGTAGTGTATCCAGATCAGAGGCAGCTGTCAGATAAAAAAGTTTAACATTCAATGTTTCATTGTTTTATGCACACTTCATACTATGACTTTTGAACACCCGTGAATTTAATTCTACCACACATTCCACAATATCAGGGTCTAAATCATTGAACTGttcttgaattgaattaaatatctGTATGTAGTTGGACAATATAACTCGAATAAACGTTCAATTAATGATCCACTTCCAGCAACTATTTTCTTTGCGTTATTGGAATTCATAGAATTCCAAACATGTGCGCCATATGTGGCTGAAAAGGTCTGCTCCATGCTTTTATTTTTCCAGGGAGCAAAGTACTTCCTCCAAGATGGAAATGTGATGGGGTAGAATCGATTTATAATCCATAAAGAGATGCCATTGCATTCTTTGCCAATGAAGGGACCTAGGTGCTTCTTCTGACACCATTTCTTCAGCACACGGGTAATCAGTCCAGGACCTTGCTGACCCCAAACATCTCCAATGTATTTGGCCACAAAATCTTCCATGCAATTCCTTAGAAAAGGGTGGTGCCTGTGATGGAAACCCATTGCCCCGTTACTGATTATATGTGAGCTCTGTGGACATGTAAAGTTGCCAAAGGGCAACGGCTTCATTGATATAATGTCACTGTCCAGGTAGATGCCCCCGTACTTCCACAGCAGTGCCAATCTGCAGCCGTCAGCAAACACATGGAGCCAATACTTCTCCTTTTTTGGATCCACCTGTGATAAAACAGAGAAAGAAACATTATCTTAATTTCAAGTCTTTCTAATCATCCTCTTTCCCAGTCTTTGTGTCTCTTCCTGAAGCCACAGCTCATTCACCATGGAGGTCACCTTCCAGTGGCTGTAGTCAAGGCACAAAGGCaccagtctgaaaagggtctcgaatgaaacgtcacccattccttctctccagagatgctgtctgccctgctgagttactccaggatttggtgtctatcttcagtttaaaccagcatctgcaattccttcctacttaAAGACACTACAATCCGTTCAAAGGGAGCTTGTGAATTGACTGCTCCACACAATCCCACATTACAAAACACTGCTGCTCCAATAAATCACACCATAAACCCACTACCCATCCTTTAATTCATGTTAATCTGGCAGGTCCACTCCTTGAGAAACAACTTTCTCCTCTCTACATCTTTGTTCATGAAAAAAGAGTCATCCAGTTATAAAGGTAAAAGCAATTTATTCGGTCTGTTACATGTACCTGATCACTGCACTCATTGATACTAGCCCCATTTATCTACAATAATTCCGTGGTGATTTATGTGCTTACCAAGATGCTTTGTAAAtattgtgaaagtacctgcctccatcacgcTTACATTCCAGATAGCAACTAGTCTCAGGGTGAAAATCAATCCCATTTACTCCAGTGATGCATCGTCCCCTGTATGAATAGTTTGCCCCTCGGGTCccttttaaaccttccccctctcagctGAAACCTATGCCGATAGTTTTAGACTGCCCTTCCCTGGTTAATTACCTTATCTTTGTATCTTGAGATTTAATAAACTTCTATAAAGTCACGCCTTGGCCTCCAATACACAAGTGAAGAAAGACACAGCCTATTCAGCCTCTCCTTTGAATTCAAAACTTCTAGTAACTTCTTCAAAAATCTTTTTTTGCTGCATTTGCAGTTATCGTTTTGACTAAAATACTCCAAACCAGCTAACGTAGTGGTCATTAATATAAATTATAAACATTAAATAAAATTGAACATAAGCAGCAGTGAGTCTTATGGAACACCACGGGCCACCTTCTGTCTTCCATTactaagccaattttggatccaattagccaGCTTCCCTAGATCCCACGGCTTAAACCTTTTGGACCAGCTGACCATGCACAACTTTGTCAAAGCCTTACTAAACGCAATGCAGACATCATCTATTTCaatgccccatcatttacttagcCCCCTCTTCAATAAAATCCTGTCAAATTAGTGCAAGAATTTTTCACATATGCTGCTTACACCCAATCAATTCCTAACTTTCCAAATGATAAATGatgttcattcttttttttttctccaatatCTAGATTACCACTGATGTAATACTCATTGGACTGTAGTAATCAGGACTGGCCATTGTTGCCATCCATCCCTATCTTCCTTTTCctttatttgaagatagacacaaaatctggagtaactcagcgggacaggcagcatctctggaaggaaggatgggtgatgtttcgggtcaagacccttcttcagactgctggaccAGCCATACATGCACAActtttgttactccagcttttcaaaggtccatttattgtcacctgtaccaattaagctacagtgaaacttgaattaccatacagacatactagaaaaaagcaacaagaaacacagctacataaaagttaacataaacatccaccatagtgaattccccacattcctcactgtgttggaaggcaataaagtccaaacttcttcctctttttgtgtttatctttggtttaaaccagcatctgcagatcctctgACACATTTTTCCTTTATCTGTATAGTCTGCGTTGCTGGGCATGTCCCAGTACATCAGAATATACAATATTACTCAGACTTGACAATATCCGCACCAAGTTGCACAGACAAATTAGTTCCACTGCCACTTAACAGCTGCATTATTTCGCACTAACAATGAGGTTCCATCTCATCAACTTATTACACTCCTTTGTGTGATAGATTGATACATCTTTGGGTCCTCATCTTTCTGCAGTAAAGTATGACTGGAGTAAATTGTCAGGCATGATCCTGGTGAGGaggaggggctgaatggtctattctTGCCACATCTCATGTCTGATGCCCGtctaatgttttcaagagagaattagatatagctcttagggctaacggaactaggaaaaggggaggtgcaacgagacgagGGTATgcttgtacaacagtcactgaaagtaagcatgtaggtacagcaggcagtgaagaaagctaatggcatgttagccttcattgcaagaggatttgagtttaggagcaaggaggtcctactgctgttatacagggccctggtgagactgcacctggagtgcaattttggtctcctgatttgaagaaggacattattgctattgagggaatggcattcctcagcctcctataCACAAATGAAGAAATATaccgcctatccagcctctcgctATAAATCAAAACCACTACAACTGATAACTTCCTTAAAAACATAACTTCCTTAAAATCCAGCCAAAACCGTGGTCATTAATACCTAATTTAAACATCGGATATTGCAGCagcaaatatttaaaaatctattAATTCATGCTTTATAGATGTCCAACTATTAAACATTCACTGACTTATTTGgcagaaaatcccaaagattcaccacacCACCCTGTGACTGAGAGAAGATCCTCCTCAATTATCCTGAATGGCCAAAGTCCTATTTGGAGATAGTCATCCCCTTAATATGGACACATAGTCAAAGGATACACCATCTCAGTATTTACCCTGTCAAGCACCTTACAAATATTGGACATTTCAAGGTGATAACGTGTGTTGTCTAATCTTAGGTGTGCACTGGCCCAAGAGGCTCAATCTCTGTTATACAACAAACCTGCCATGCAAGGAATCAACCTGGTGCAACTTTACTGCACTCCATTTAGTGCGTTCATTCTTCCTCCTTCAGGGAGACCGGACTTGGACTCAAATTTCAGATAGACTGAGTCAACTTACTCCCAGGAAGAAAATAGTCAAAGCACACCCTTCCtatcatgtacatgtccaaatgtcttttaagtgctgcCACAGTAGCTGCCTCAAGCACTTcctccagctcattccataaacagaccattcactgtgtgtaaAATCAGGCCTCATGATCCTTTTCACCTGATCCATGTCCTTAACGACATTAGACACATCTATAAGATGAACCCTTCAGTCTTCAAGAACAAattcctagcctgttcaatctcttCCTATAATTTAGTCCTGGTTAATATCATGGTAAAGCTTTTCTTCACTCATCAAACTTAATGGAATCTTTCCTGGGTgatcaaaacaaaacacaaaactccaggtggagcctcaccaacttcttgtgCAACTGCACCATCATCAACATCCTATACTTAATGATTTCACTGATGTGGGCCAGTATGTCCAGTCATTAtcaaagaggtggctctagaaattgtggacgcattggtgatcattttccaaagttctatagattcagggtcagttcctgtggattggagggtagctaatgttatcccactttttaagaaaggagggagagagaaaacgggaaattatagaccagttagtctgacatcagtggtggggaagatgctggagtcaattataaaagacgaaattacggagcatttggatagcagtaacaggatcgttccgagtcagtatggatttacgaaggttAAATCAACTGgaattgactaatctactggaattttttgaggatgtaactagaaaaattcacaggggagagccggtggatgtggtgtacctcgactttcagaaagccttcgacaaggtcccacataggagattggtgggcaaaattagagaacatggtattagaggtagggtactgacatggatagaaaattgattgacagacagaaagcaaagagtggggataaatgggttccttttagaatgacaggcagtgactagtggggtgccgcaaggctcggtgctgggatcgcagctatttacaatatacatcaatgacttggatgaagggattaaaagtaccattagcaaatttgcagaagatacaatgctgggtggcagtgtaaactgtgaggaagatgctatgagattgcagggtgacttggacaggttgggtggatgcatggcagatgcagtttaatgtgtgtgtgtttaatgcagataagtgtgaggttatccactttggtggtaagaataggaaggcagagtattatctgaatggtgtcaagttaggaaaaggggacgtacaacgagatctgggtgtcctagtacatcagacactgaaaggaagcatgcaggtacagcaggcagtgaagaaagccaatggaatgttggctttcataacaagaggagttgagtataggagcaaagaggtccttctgcagttgtacagggccctagtgagaccgcacctggagtactgtgtgcagttttggtctccaaatttgaggaagggtattcttgctattgatggcgtgcagtgtaggtttactaggataattcccggaatggcgggactgtcatatgttgaaagattggagcgactaggcttgtatacactggaatttagaaggatgagaggggatcttatcgaaacgtataagattattaaagggttggacacgttagaggcaggaaacatgttcccaatgttgggggattccagaacaaggtgccacagtttaagaataaggggtaggccatttagaatggagaagaggaaaaacgttttcagtcggagagttgtgaatctgtggaattctctgcctcagaaggcattggaggccaattctatgaatgcattcaagagagagctagatagagctcttaaggatagcggagtcagggggtatggggagaaggcaggaaccgggtactgattgagaatgatcagccatgatcacattgaatggcggtgctggttcgaagggccgaatggcctactcctgcacctattgtctattgtctattgactccacttTTGCTTGGTCATTGGTGCCGCCTCAAATTTGTTTTGAACTTTTTCATCCCTCTAGTTActctctccccaactctcagtctgaagaacggtctcgacccaaaatggcacctattccttttctccagagatgctgcctgacccactgagttactaca
The sequence above is a segment of the Rhinoraja longicauda isolate Sanriku21f unplaced genomic scaffold, sRhiLon1.1 Scf000168, whole genome shotgun sequence genome. Coding sequences within it:
- the LOC144590339 gene encoding alpha-1,4-N-acetylglucosaminyltransferase-like; the protein is MGTRIIQSKPCELTLLRVSVWSLPKPVSSPDTLLVGNGFSGNLSQYPEPNYRLIPLLSSVKNVVLLPLNTTELFDDTSLKFWYQKVDPKKEKYWLHVFADGCRLALLWKYGGIYLDSDIISMKPLPFGNFTCPQSSHIISNGAMGFHHRHHPFLRNCMEDFVAKYIGDVWGQQGPGLITRVLKKWCQKKHLGPFIGKECNGISLWIINRFYPITFPSWRKYFAPWKNKSMEQTFSATYGAHVWNSMNSNNAKKIVAGSGSLIERLFELYCPTTYRYLIQFKNSSMI